The region GCATTCAGTTAATGTTCACCACTGGAAAAACACAATCCTCCAGTCCAGACAGAGATTCCTATCTGATGtggcagctcaggtgtttgtgctaaagtcttatttcaacaacataccCACCTTCAGATATCAGATATCCACAACGTCATTGTGCCATTCATGTGTTTGGAGtttctaattacagatatctacaattcagttgcagatatccgctatgtgaattacggatatctgtaactgaattacgactagctgtaattccagttacagatatctgcaatctaattctgactagtcctaattccagttcaagatatatttaattcccctcaattcaagatatctacattGTCCTTTTTGgatatcttaaattaagttttgactagtcagaaccAAGTTGTAGATATTGAAGATGAAggaattatgactagtcaaaatgaTGTTGATATCTCCAACTGGAATTACGGatagtcataatttaattgtagatatctataatcaagttatagatatcttgaaaaGAATTTTAATTAGAGATATTTCAAATTGGAGATATATTTCACTTCCATTCTGCctagtcaaaatgtaattacagatatcttgagttagagttttgactagtcaaaatgacgttatagatatcttgtatgacaattctgactagtcacgTTGTAATTACGACTATAGTCAAAAAGCAGTTGTAGTTATCTGCAATGTTAATTCCAGATAGTCAAACTTAGTCAGTAAATGTTAAAAGGCTTGCTATAATAGTTCTGCAAGGGCCTGCCTGCCCGCtcccctctgattggtcagatgttgCAGCCAATCAGTGCACGGTCAGATTAggtctcttctctcttctccctgcAAATGCAAGCGTGTGCCCTCGCGCAAAACGTGGCCCGCGTTTTGAAGATGAGGCCCTCCAGACAGGAGCGTTTAGGGAGGGGGTCAACGTTGACACTGGGCTGTTTCCAGGTGTCCAGCTCTTTCCAGACAGACATGTGGGCCTCTTCGTAGCTCAGCACACTTGTTATTATTATTCGTAGCTCAGCACACTTGTGTCGGTGGTGTCTTTACACCGGTGGTTGTTTCCACAGGCCGGTCCCAGGTTCTGCTCATTCCCCAGTGTCTCTTCAGGCTCCCTAAGCCTTTCCCAGGCTAAAATTCTCCTTTCCTTTTAGTCCTTTTAGTCGAGGCACATTTCCACCAGCGGGAGTTCCAGGGAGATGTTTCGGGGCCGGGCCGTTAATGcgattcaagattctttatttgtcatcgttcatatttcataacaacGAAATCAACCTACAAGTGAGTTTTCTTGAAGAAAACAGTTTGTGAGAAACGTGAAAGTTACTGTGATGGTGAAGGAACTCTGCAGGTGTGGAGAGAAtgaagctccgcccactgatgacatcacatccTTTaagtttttcatatatatatatatatatatatatatatatatatatatatatatatattactgtatgtgtataaatatatacaaatccctttttatttattcttggcATTCATCcttatttaaaaatgaaataattagaGAGCAAATCCTTTAAGATTTTACACTCTTTAAAACATTTTGTATTACAGACTTAAACTATTTGAATGTTGTGTAATTTATTGATTTAAATATGATCTGTTGAGAAAATATTTAGACATTTTTCAACCAAAATGTTCACTTCTATCAAACATGGTCAGTTTCAGactcaaaacaaaaagaaaatccagagtCAGCATATAAATGTAATCACTTTTAGGTTGTTATGTCCCATGTCTCATGAACACGTCGTCCTGATCCATTTATGGCCTCGCGGGGATGAAAAACATCTTCATTGTGATAAATGGAGTGAGAGGAGCCAAGAAAGGAACATCTGAACTGATGATTGAACTCTATGTCCACCTTCATTAAAGCACAAACTTAatgtaaatatgttgtaaagCAGTAATGAAGGTTCTTCACTGAAAATCCTCCCTTGAAAAGAAAACCACCCAAACAAATCAAATCTTCCTGCATAAGTGACTCTGATACTGGACTGATGTTCCTGTGTTGGGTCTCTGCGTCCCGACCGGTCCTGTGTGTTTCAGACTGGTCTCGTCTCGTCCACCTGAGCTGAGCCTGAACTAGAGGAAAAGATGAGACCAGTTCCCCTCACTGGTGAAGTTTACCCAGCATCTCTCCACAGGTGCTTCATCTCCCCCAGAATAACATCTGGAGAATCAGTGTTTCATTCATGAATgtcttttggcgcttttccactagtacctgctCAGCCCgtctcgactcgactcgccctcgtttcttttcaatacccagatcagaagtaggaggttggagtgaagctgctgtgactctGCGACACAAACGAAAAAGTAAAGGCACCAAAGACGGAGAACATGGATGAGTTGATATATCTGCTGCTTGTTCTGTGGCGTTTATTTGATATAAATTTAAAACAACGCCATTGTTCttcgaaaaaaatgaacaagaagccgcgagtcgctcttgaaaCGATgtcacctcctgactcagacgtctgactccaaccccccgaccaatcggtggcctgtagtgtgatgatgtcagatacagcccactCAGcaacttagaacctcggcagaatagttacagaaaagtatctactcggtacgttagacccctagagggaaagcgcaaaaccgagtggaggcgagtggagtcgggctgagtaggtactagtggaaaagcgccattcgAAAATCCTGTTTCCCAGTCCTGCTTACAGCGCTTTGTAAACATGTTCTTTGTAAGCATGACTTCTCAATTTGCTTGGAGTCTGTGGTCACAGTTAACTTTTATTCTgatctctgatttcctccttaATTCtgccgtttgttttgtttgctcaCACACTAAATAACGATTTGTTGAAATAATGAGACGCTTTTGTCGTCCCACCAAAGGTTCTTGGACATGAAAACATTAACTTGTGTTTTATTCTGGTTCATCAGAGTCAGGTTTGATCCCAAGCAAGAGGAGCAGCAGATGACAGGCCTCTGTCCCCGTTAGGGCTGGGGCCCAAGTGGGAAGGCAGGGAAATAAGCTATTCAAATAACTCCCAATTATATCATGAGGATTTGTTCAGGTGGTTGTAATCATttattcagggttttttttttttttttagtttttcagttattttttcaGGTCTCTCCACAATCCTCTAGACcggggatcagcaacccgcgactctagagccgcatgcggctctttagcgccgccctagtggctcctggagcttttgcaaacatgtttgacttttttttcttttttcttctttttttccttttcttctttttttcttcctttttaatctcgacatttcgacttttttctcgatattttgacttttttctcgacatttcgacttttttctcaagattgtactttaacattaatcttgacatttcaacttttttcacgatattttgactatttcctcgacatttcgacttttttctcaacattttgacttttttctcaacatttcgacttttttctcgacatttcgacttttttctcgtcattttgactttttcctcgaagtgcataatgaaaaaaaaatcttcccccagttataactaatatagatacatgcagcatgtgttgccttcattatacaagacttttcattttttgcggctccagacatattagttttttgtgtttttggtccaatatggctctaaaacattttgggtttgccgacccctggtctagaagaTGATCATCTTCAATGTTCAGAATGATCTGCCCTGAAAGTCCCGACGGCTCTTCCATCACATTGCGACAGTTGAATGTTCAGTCACTTCCTGCATCACTTTAGAAAACGAGAATAACTGAGTAGAGAAGAAGCCAGAGCTTCTCAGACGGAGGTAGGGAGGTTTTCTACCACCTGTATATCTGCATATCATGAACTGAGCTGAAAGCAGACGTGTTTTTGAGTTGAGGGTGCAACATGTTTACGGCTGGAGGTGAAACCACACGGTTGTCTGCTGCCGTGTGAGTCACGGGTCCAGGACGGTCCTGCTCCTCCACCGAGCAGAACCGGACGGATCCGTGACGCCTGTATCGCTCACAAGCTGCTGTGATCACATCGCTTTAAACCACGTGCAATAAATCTTTCCGTGCAGCTCCGTCTGTGGTTCTGTCTTTCTTCAGCGTTCAAACACGTTTCAGGAAACCTTCTTTTCTCTGGCAGATAAATattctggatttgaaacacaGACCTTAAAAGATTAAACTAAATGATTGTTTCTGGGTGAAAAAGGGGGGACTCCCAAGGGGGTCTTTCCCAACAACATCAActctctgaaacactgatttCCCAGAAGAAGAAGATATTCTTCACCAATCATGTTCCTGTTTTCTCAGAGGTTGACAGATCAGATTTGCTGGATGCTTTAGGGAGACCCGTGAGACcagcgttacagtagtccagtctactggagataaaagctggaCCAGGTCttctaagtcctgctgagacatcagtcctttagtCCTCATGGTCTTTAGGTGATAACAgactgacttcactactgtcttagtTCAGGTCTGAATCCAGAATCACTCCcaatacaattcaattcaattcaattttatttgtatagcatctaatacaacagatgttgtctctagacgctttccagagacccagaaccccagagcaattattacataaacaatggtaggtaaaaactcccctagtgggagaaaagccttaagccaaatagtggcaggccagcacgcagctcccgaagctccggcctgcaaacatgcagaaaagagaaaaaagggaggccagcacaagaaactacaggaacgatggacaaaaatgatgactgagatatttataataaataaaaatgggaatggggagaagagaggaagggaagaggagaggagaggaagggtgagaggcaccgcccagtggatcatgtcagtgcccccctgcagcataggcctagagcagcatatctaccatcaagctatatttgagactaactattatagttttgttctatagctgcaactatgactactgattctaacacactagagtttacactaactagaggtttactaaacattaattagaggtttaccaacaccagctagaggtttactaaacacactaactataggctttactaaacagaacggttttaagtttggttttaaaggtggaggtggtgtcagcctccttaacccagattggaagttggttccatagtaacggttcctgatagcagaagaaccgccctccaaatctacatttagatactctaggaactacgagtaaacctgcaccctgggagcggagagctctgccaggaacataaggaactatcaggtcttgtaaatactgcagagctaagctgttttgggctttatatgcaagtaatacaattttaaattggattctgaattttacgggtagccaatggagcgacgctaactgAAAAACtgataatttctatacaaatagtcaaataactggcttgaaactgccttttccagaattttagatacaaatggaaggttggaaattggtctataatttgctaagatgtctgggtcaagagaaggttttttaagtaaaggtttaattaaaaTTACAATCCCAGATTTCTGGACTGGCTATTTGTTTTTATCTTCACTGCTTGAAGCTGAGTGCTGACTTTAATCTTTCTTCCTCGGCTGcaaacactattatttctgttttgtcttcatttaactgaagaaaattctggtacatccactctttaatttgaacaatgtttgaattggattctagtCTCCTGGTGAGATGGGTACATAGATTtgtgtatcatctgcatagttatggtaacatattttgttctttttcataatttgagggAGTAGGAACACatagatgttatttgttattGATTTAGGTGCCCCTAaattgaaccttgaggaactccacatgcTATTTTTGCTAGCTCCGATTTGTAGttacctaaagacacaaaacagTCTCCGTCTTTTAGATAGGTCTCCAACCAGACAAGTCCTGTGCCAGAAAGTctcacccagttcttcaaccgctCAATGAAGATGTTCTGGTTGACCGTGTCGAATGCTACGTCACTgcatggtttacgttcgggtacgtaagcgactgcgtagttacgtttgcacatacgtcacaccattttaggaagcccagagataaaagctgttttaatttccgctgtagcgctgttaatatgccactttattaagttttaatattttttcaggcgtaaaaataaccgttaagatccccaacctgggctcagtttatccaaataacgcctgttaagaaatttgatccaatgttttcggggatgagaagagccgccgggtcAGGAACTGAttaatggttccgcgttaaatcgacgcagagcctacggcgtagggtacgcggcgatgcgcaccctacgccgtaggctctgcgttggtgtaacccggaaccataaatcagcctttattctggcgagatctgaaaagactttgcaacaacgggcaagcaagtgattatgtacattcactgagtgaatattaagaaagtaaaatatatatttctcactagaaatgtaatcaaaacacatttttatgcagaaactaactcaaaatattgattttattcactaaaaatgagaaatgtccgccatgtttttttgtttgattcagtctgcaaatgatgacgtaaagcattctgggaaatttctctagccctaGATCAgtgagtcagtatctgaaatccctcactgtgaaaggctagattcatacacactagccctcgttatgtccactagccctacaagCAAAttggaattgggacaccactaccctcacggaaacgtgcaaaatttaggggtagtgctgaaaagtaggactagggggggattgggactggccccaaGACTGacatgttgccactatccgtattggagcgggcgtcattaaggacctttactagagctgtctcggtgctgggatgtggaaacctgactggaaaaCATCAGTCATTAAGTGTCATGAAGTTATAcagctgttgaaaaacagctttttctattattttactgaGAAAGAGGAGGTttgatacgggcctatagctgttcattaGTGACCTGTCTAGACTGTTCTTCTTTAAAAGAGGCTTAATGACGGCGGTTTTTAGGCAATAACTGTCATCACCGGCACCCGCAAACAACTTGTTCCTGCCAGGAGGCAGAGAGATCGCTCTGATCTCAGGTTGTTTAGACAAACCACACTCATGCATACAGTATGTGCTTCTCTGTTGGTTTGTGGAGCTGCCAATCGGCCGTCAACAGAGCTGATTCCACTGCTGCTGATTCCAACAGTTTAAAACCTGATGTGCTGGCACTCATAGAAACCTTGATAAATCCTGAAAAGACGGCTCCGCCAGTGGCTCTATCCTCTAACTACTCTTTATCCCACACATCCTGTTGTTCAAGGCAATGAGGCGTCCTGATAAATGGATCTGACAAATGGAAATTCCCTCCACTGCTACCTGACAAGAcatttactacatttaaataccGTGCTATCACGGTGACGGCTCTGCTTACAGTCTCTCTGCTTGTTATTTACAGTCCACCCGGATCACTAGAAACACTACTGTATTTAATCCCAGATATATTTAACTtgttcttatatttcttatattagTGTTTTATGTAAGGCAGGGTTTGTCATTCTGTGGTATTTGATTTTatcgtttgtttctgttttatgtacagTGTCCTTAAATGCTAGAAAGCcgcctataaataaaatgtattatcggtagaaatcaaatcaatctttatctgtatagcgcttttcatacaaatgAAAGATGCAACGTAAaacgctttacataaaacataaattaaatcTTGCTTTTTGGTAAtaaacattacattacattacgaAGAACATTACGTGCTGACACACAGGGAGTTGTGacttttggcacttttccactagtacctgctCAGCTCGACtctcctcggtttggttcttttccactaggggtctaacgtgccgagtagatactttttctttatctattctgccgaggttctaagctgctgagtcggctgtatctgacatcatcacactacaggccaccgattggtcggggggttggagtcagacgtctgagtcaggaggaggaaatcagagaaagagactctgacggattcttgttcattttattcaaccagcaatggcagcaaaagtctgtttcatgatccaactctgagggtcagatgttcataaacctggtgctgaggagagaattaaaaagggatctagacagagataaggaacgaccagatctaccaggagctctgtctcttcatagctgctcacggctccagctgacttttcagcagcaccgagacaaacaaacaaaataaattaaaaagtgttgctgcttgaatcttctctcactctcattttttaacttgatatcaaacacaagccacagatccagcagcacatctatcatctcctccaggttctacatctttagtgttgttgtcttcttcctttagatacacaatcaaatacgtcacagcagcttctccaacctcctacttctgatccagatgctgaattgttatggaaaagaaaccagaccgagttgagtcgagtaggtactagtggaaaagtgtttGGTCCACACttcacaagatttattttcataaaaagAAACAGTTTAATTTTGAATTCAAATGTTACTTCCAATaatcaaaataattaaaaagaaagaaaaaaaagatgtccgTCAATCAGGGTGGGCCCATAAGCCCCGCAGTCATGGAGGAGATGCGGTCTGCGGATGAAAGGCAGCTGGAAAAAATGGACAACCTTTCTAAGCAGCAGTTCCAGGCGCTGCGTCAGGATGGCGAGGAGAGAGGAGGCAGAAATGACCCGGCAGCAGACGGAGCAGTTGGCAGCTTCAGCCAGAACTTCTGCGGGGTCCTGGGGCGGCTGGTTCCAGCACTGGGAGGCAGCTGGGACCCCAGGCCTCCGCATAGGCAGTACTGCCTCTCAGACACCTTGGAAAAACATTTTAGTTGGTTTTGCtcctatttgttttgttttgttttgtttaaaaaaaaaaagttcaactagtacatttttttgtgcatttcttATTTCAAGTACATTTCATCAGTATATTGGTGGTTATTTATAATGCAAATATGTAACTTCGGACTCTAAACTAAGATTGTTACCTTGGTTGTTGCTGAAATATACAGAagagggccatgcaggagaaaaattatttgacaggggaagattgttttttattgtgcacttcgaggaaaaagtcgaaatgtcgagattaatgttgaaatacaatttcaagaataaagtggaaatttcgtgaataaagtggaaatacattttgactttttactcgaaattgtacttcaacattaatctcaacattgacttttttctcgaagtgcataatgaaaaaaatatcttcctctaaaatatttttatttttctcctgcctggccctaatactcttccgtagaaataGGACTTCGAattacataaatattttgtTACAGCCATTTCAGTTTCATcatacaaggcaaggcaaatttatttatatagcacaattcaacacaaggtaattcaaagtgctttacattgacattaaaagcgacaggacataataacaaataggtaagaataagaaaagaagtaaaataataaaaagaacaagctattaaaaataagggcagtagagtacagcaggtaaggttaatttaagagtacgcttgagtaaacaataatgtttttatcctgatttaaaggatctacagttggagcagacctcaggtctacaggaagtttgttccaccggtgaggagcagaataactgaacactgcctcaccttgcttggttcaaCAAGTTAAAGACCTCAGTGCTCTGTTGAAGCAACACTTCTGCTGAGTTATTTCAAATTCAGGGTAAAATACTTGCAAGGAGATCAGGAAGGAACCAGAATTTATTAAAagaaatttattaaaaaaagtatcACAATTTCAAATCTTTTAGTCGGCTTAATTTtacatgcaaaaagaaaaagttctGGGTTATTCAGTGTTGAGATGCCGCATCAGCCCGTCACGTACTTCCCTCCCGTCTTCTTCAACGTCCCGTGCTGTTAGCAGTCCCGGCTCGTCTTCAGACGTGTCCCATTCCTGCTGGTAGTCTTCTCCACGACTGTCACAGAGATTGTGAAGAGCACAGCAAGTAAGGACCATGGATTTGACCAGTTCAACGTCACTGCCGTTCCTCTTCAGCAGACACTTCCACCTCCCCTTGAGTCTCCTGAAGGCGTCTGCAGCTACGGCCCGGGCCCCGGAGGTTTTCCTGTTGTAGGTTTGTTGTTCTGCTGTCAGTCTGTTCTCAGGAAATGGTGTCATGAGCCAGTTCTGTAACGGGTAGGGGGAGCCCCCCAGCACGTAGTAgccaacccccacccccccgatcTCCTTAGTGCACGCAGGGTGCAGGCCTCCCCGCCCAACCCAGTCCCACAACGGGGACGATCGCAGAAGCTGAGTGTCATGGAAACTCACGGGCGTTCCTGCAGTCACACTCCAGAACAGTCCTGCTCTGTCCACCACTCCCTGCAGGACGAGGGAATGCCCACCGTTTCCGTTCACGTAGTCGGTGGGGTCTTGGCGTGGCGCTATTATTGGTACGAGTGAGGCATCGATGGCACCGACACACTGAGGAAGACCCCACCTGTTCTCAAAGTGGTCGGCCAGCTCTTGCAGCTTTTCCTGGTCCGGAAAACGAATCACTTCAGGAAGTAACATTGTGCACACGGCCTTACTGAAGTCCTGCACACACCGGCACACTAAGGTGATACTGACACCGAAGAGATCGCTGATTCTTCTGTATTCACTGTTGGTGGCCAGCTTCCACAGCGCAATGGCAACTCTCTTCCTCAGCGGCACGCAGGCTCGGAAACTGGTGTCTTGCTTCTCCATGGCTGGACGCAGCCGTTCACAGAGGTAGGAAAACGTTCCCTCGGACATTCGGAAATGGTGCAGCCACTGCGTGTGCGTGAATCCCGGGACGGTCACGTCCCACCAGTCGCTGGCCCTGCTGAAGGCCCAGGCCACCGGTCGCCGGCGCCGCTTCCAAAAGAGGGCAAGGAtctaaacaagaaaaacaaaacatggtaCAGATAAATTACACCATATCACTATGACGTCAAAAAGTAATACAACAGTATTACAACATAATATACTTTACACAGACAgattgtgtaaaagcaaacaaaattatcatagccccgcccactcagaatcccgcatagagaatgaggttagagaatgggaagataaagacatggctcagagggcTGAATTTctttttcgagaaaaaagtcgaaatgttgagaaaaaaaaaggtaaaatttcgacgttattcttgaaattgtatttcaacattaatctcgacattttgacttttttctcgaagtgcacaataaaatacggaagcgtattgcgttcacttgagaaaaaaaaattctgctatgtttttctgaattaacaagttaattatctcagaattcagagaaaagttttaatgaaaaaaaaatctgctctgtttttctgaagtaACGGGATAATGATCTCAGAATTCaggaaaacagagcagatttttttttctcaagtgaatgcaatacgcttccgtatgGAGGtaaatttgtgtcttaattattcaatcaaaaaaaagattgcttcaataaaaaaatatattttcaattaaaaaaaactcacttcaatcaaaaaaaaaatttcaatcggagaaaaaaagtgtttgaatgcaaaaaaatatttaagactcaaaaaaatgcatttgaacactgtttttctttgatctgtagtagtagtagtacagtagtgtttttttttgtttgggccatattatgggtaggacatttgtgtctttatcaaaaaagaagttgcttcaaaaaggaaaaaaaatattttcaatgaaaaaagaaatcacttcaataaaaaaaaactttttcaatcaaagaaaaaaagtgtgtgaatgcacaaaaaaatatttgagaccccaaaaaattgcatttgaacactttttttttttggattgaaaatatttttttcgatttgaaattttttttttttattgaagtgaaaagagttttgaagtcttttttgattgaatcattttgacacaaacatcccgcagTGGGCGGAGCTTCCCCATTGGTCAGGCATGTTTGAGTGACAGGTGTCTACACCAACCACGTCTTTCTGACAAGCAAGTTATGgtcacaaatctacctccatacttCCGTAATAAAAACAATCTTGTACGAGTTAGTTAACATATGCTGCAACTACAGCATACACATGGCTGCTTGGAGCTGCTTGGAGCAGCTAGAGCAGTTTACCTGCTGGCGCCGGCGTCTCTGTCTCCTCCTCCAGGtgctcctctccctccgccTCAGCACCCACGCCAGGAGCCTTCTCCTCTTTTCGGCTGAGTTTCTTTTCGCCGCTCGCAATCTTCTCTCAAACATCCTGGTGTTGAGTTTATACGCTAAATAACAAAAGCCGAGCATAGCCaacttgagctgctgctgctgctgctggacctCCATTGTTGCTGTTGGTGGCTTCGCGTGTGTTGTTGGCGCACTACTTTATTACGCGAGGCGTGTGGACTGAGCCGC is a window of Cololabis saira isolate AMF1-May2022 chromosome 16, fColSai1.1, whole genome shotgun sequence DNA encoding:
- the LOC133462831 gene encoding uncharacterized protein LOC133462831, producing the protein MEVQQQQQQLKLAMLGFCYLAYKLNTRMFERRLRAAKRNSAEKRRRLLAWVLRRRERSTWRRRQRRRRQQILALFWKRRRRPVAWAFSRASDWWDVTVPGFTHTQWLHHFRMSEGTFSYLCERLRPAMEKQDTSFRACVPLRKRVAIALWKLATNSEYRRISDLFGVSITLVCRCVQDFSKAVCTMLLPEVIRFPDQEKLQELADHFENRWGLPQCVGAIDASLVPIIAPRQDPTDYVNGNGGHSLVLQGVVDRAGLFWSVTAGTPVSFHDTQLLRSSPLWDWVGRGGLHPACTKEIGGVGVGYYVLGGSPYPLQNWLMTPFPENRLTAEQQTYNRKTSGARAVAADAFRRLKGRWKCLLKRNGSDVELVKSMVLTCCALHNLCDSRGEDYQQEWDTSEDEPGLLTARDVEEDGREVRDGLMRHLNTE